A single region of the Acidobacteriota bacterium genome encodes:
- a CDS encoding glycosyltransferase family 39 protein: MRATWDWGYVAFDLLWVVLVAWFLLRLLKSGDPRWWLAVGAAVGLGMMTRYTMGVHVIALVLAVCLTPVRKHLRSPWLWAGAALALVILLPNIAPRRRTPHPAHRRHVPVLLVGV; this comes from the coding sequence ATGCGCGCCACCTGGGACTGGGGTTACGTGGCCTTCGACCTCCTCTGGGTCGTCCTCGTCGCCTGGTTCCTCCTTCGCCTCCTGAAGTCCGGCGATCCCCGCTGGTGGCTGGCCGTCGGGGCCGCCGTCGGGCTGGGGATGATGACCCGCTACACCATGGGCGTGCACGTGATCGCCCTGGTCCTGGCGGTGTGCCTCACCCCGGTCCGCAAACACCTCCGGTCGCCCTGGCTCTGGGCCGGCGCGGCGCTCGCCCTCGTCATTCTCCTGCCCAATATCGCCCCCCGCCGACGGACGCCACACCCGGCTCATCGCCGTCACGTTCCCGTTCTTCTCGTGGGCGTATGA